The proteins below are encoded in one region of Hordeum vulgare subsp. vulgare chromosome 3H, MorexV3_pseudomolecules_assembly, whole genome shotgun sequence:
- the LOC123444308 gene encoding probable acyl-[acyl-carrier-protein]--UDP-N-acetylglucosamine O-acyltransferase, mitochondrial yields the protein MAVAAAASRAAARFLSPRLLIASRHLQASASEGSARDASTSFIHPAAVVHPDAAIGQGVSIGPFCTVGASARIGDACQLHTGSHVTGHTELGEGCVVHTGAILGADLPGRTVIGENNVIGNYAVVGVKCQDLKYKPGDECFLHIGNNNEIREYCSIHRSSKSCDCTVIGDNNLIMGSCHIAHDCKIGSNNIFANNTLFGGHVIVEDYTHTAGAVVVHQFCHIGSFSFLGGGSVVAQDVPRYTMVAGDRAELRGLNLEGLRRNGFSDQEVRSLRKAYWKVFMPASSSQSNFEDRLAELEREIELLESPSVSCMVESIRTSFDQGRRGICKFRSWNIS from the exons atggccgtcgccgccgccgcctctcgcGCCGCCGCCCGCTTCCTCTCTCCGCGTCTCCTCATCGCCTCGCGCCATCTCCAAGCAA GTGCGTCAGAGGGATCGGCGAGGGACGCGTCCACGAGCTTCATCCATCCCGCCGCCGTCGTCCACCCCGACGCCGCCATCGGCCAG GGTGTCTCAATAGGCCCATTTTGCACCGTGGGGGCTTCAGCGAGGATTGGTGATGCATGTCAGTTACACACAGGGAGTCATGTCACCGGACATACCGAGCTAGGAGAAGGATGCGTTGTTCACAC TGGTGCTATTCTTGGTGCAGATTTACCTGGACGGACAGTTATTGGGGAAAACAATGTAATTGGGAACTATGCCGTGGTTGGTGTTAAGTGCCAAGATCTCAAATATAAG CCAGGAGATGAATGCTTTCTACACATTGGTAACAACAATGAGATCAGAGAGTACTGCTCTATTCACCGATCTTCTAAATCTTGTGACTGCACG GTTATTGGTGACAATAATCTCATAATGGGGTCCTGCCATATAGCACATGACTGCAAGATTGGTAGCAATAACATCTTCGCTAATAATACTCTATTTGGTGGCCATGTTATTGTTGAA GACTACACTCATACTGCTGGGGCTGTCGTTGTCCATCAATTTTGTCACATTGGATCATTCTCATTTCTAGGCGGGGGCTCTGTG GTTGCACAAGATGTTCCAAGATACACGATGGTTGCAGGTGATAGAGCAGAGCTTCGTGGTCTGAATCTTGAAGGTCTCAGGCGCAACGGTTTCTCGGACCAAGAG GTACGGAGCCTAAGGAAAGCATATTGGAAAGTATTTATGCCAGCCAGTAGTTCCCAAAGCAACTTTGAAGACCGACTCGCTGAACTG GAACGTGAAATTGAGCTATTGGAATCTCCCTCTGTATCCTGTATGGTGGAATCTATTCGCACCTCATTTGACCAAGGACGTCGTGGCATTTGCAAATTCAGAAGTTGGAACATCTCATAA